The Methylomarinum vadi genome has a window encoding:
- a CDS encoding metalloregulator ArsR/SmtB family transcription factor: MNISPLTLYPAIAHEIRLRCLLLLLEHDELCVCELTHAIGAAQPTISRHLAHLREVELVSDRREGLWIHYRINSGLPDWVANVLRETADGVKGVAPFTEDLAALESMPNRPGAPRCA; encoded by the coding sequence ATGAATATATCCCCATTGACGCTATACCCCGCCATCGCGCATGAAATACGCCTGCGCTGCCTCCTGCTTCTTCTTGAGCACGATGAACTCTGCGTCTGCGAGCTGACCCACGCCATCGGCGCAGCTCAGCCGACCATTTCCCGTCATCTTGCGCACTTGCGTGAGGTGGAGCTGGTGAGTGATCGCCGAGAGGGTCTGTGGATCCATTACCGGATCAATTCCGGGCTTCCAGACTGGGTGGCCAATGTGTTGCGGGAAACGGCTGATGGCGTGAAGGGGGTGGCCCCGTTTACGGAAGATCTGGCCGCTTTGGAAAGCATGCCGAATCGTCCCGGCGCCCCCCGGTGTGCTTGA
- a CDS encoding rhodanese-like domain-containing protein, producing the protein MYKSVPKDKTVYVYCDDGFRMSLAYQQLTHLGYQDVRLYNGGWSQWGNWLDLPTVTGDKPFAGDFEL; encoded by the coding sequence ATGTACAAGTCCGTCCCCAAAGACAAGACCGTCTACGTGTACTGCGATGATGGTTTTCGTATGAGCCTTGCCTACCAGCAACTGACACACCTGGGTTACCAGGATGTGCGCCTGTACAACGGTGGCTGGTCGCAGTGGGGCAACTGGCTGGATCTACCGACCGTCACCGGTGACAAGCCGTTTGCCGGAGATTTCGAACTATGA
- the arsB gene encoding ACR3 family arsenite efflux transporter, whose product MSAQCEVTAKRAAGSSMSLFERYLTVWVGLCIIVGIALGHWFPVPFQAIGQMEVAQVNLPVAVLIWLMIIPMLLKVDFGALHQVKEHWRGIGVTLFINWAVKPFSMALLGWLFIRGIFAPYLPADQLDAYIAGLILLAAAPCTAMVFVWSRLSDGDANFTLTQVALNDTIMVFAFAPIVGLLLGLSAITVPWDTLFLSVVLYIVLPVVFAQWWRRHLLQSGGEAALQVRLDQLHPVSLVALLATLVLLFGFQGEQILSQPLVIVMLAVPILIQVYFNSGLAYLLNRHFGVAHCVAAPSALIGASNFFELAVAAAIVLFGFDSGAALATVVGVLVEVPVMLSVVKIVNKTKGWYEAGTSN is encoded by the coding sequence ATGAGTGCCCAATGTGAAGTCACCGCCAAGCGTGCGGCCGGCAGTTCGATGAGCCTGTTCGAGCGTTACCTGACGGTTTGGGTCGGGCTGTGCATCATCGTGGGCATCGCGCTGGGGCACTGGTTTCCGGTGCCGTTCCAGGCTATCGGTCAGATGGAAGTGGCGCAGGTGAACCTGCCGGTGGCCGTGCTCATCTGGCTGATGATCATCCCGATGTTGCTGAAGGTCGACTTCGGGGCCTTGCACCAGGTGAAGGAGCACTGGCGGGGCATCGGCGTGACGCTCTTCATCAACTGGGCGGTCAAGCCGTTCTCCATGGCGCTGCTGGGCTGGCTGTTCATTCGAGGCATCTTTGCGCCCTACCTGCCGGCGGATCAGCTCGACGCCTACATCGCCGGACTGATATTGCTGGCAGCCGCGCCTTGCACGGCGATGGTATTCGTCTGGAGTCGCCTGTCCGATGGTGACGCCAACTTCACTCTGACCCAGGTGGCCTTGAACGACACCATCATGGTGTTTGCGTTTGCGCCCATCGTCGGACTGCTGCTCGGTCTGTCGGCGATCACGGTGCCCTGGGATACGCTCTTCCTGTCGGTCGTGCTCTACATCGTACTACCGGTGGTCTTCGCGCAGTGGTGGCGCCGACACCTGCTGCAATCAGGCGGCGAGGCGGCGTTGCAGGTGCGGCTCGATCAATTGCATCCGGTCTCACTCGTCGCCTTGCTGGCAACGCTGGTGCTGCTATTCGGTTTTCAGGGCGAGCAGATTTTGAGTCAGCCACTGGTGATCGTCATGCTCGCGGTGCCGATCCTTATCCAGGTCTATTTCAACTCCGGTCTGGCATACCTGCTGAACCGACATTTCGGGGTCGCCCATTGCGTGGCGGCACCCTCGGCCCTGATCGGGGCGAGCAACTTCTTTGAACTCGCCGTTGCCGCGGCCATCGTGCTGTTCGGTTTTGATTCGGGTGCGGCGCTCGCGACCGTGGTGGGTGTGCTCGTTGAAGTGCCGGTCATGCTGTCGGTGGTGAAGATCGTCAACAAAACAAAGGGTTGGTACGAGGCCGGCACGTCAAACTGA
- a CDS encoding arsenate reductase ArsC, whose translation MADRPFNVLFLCTGNSARSLLAECLVNHLGQGRFRGYSAGSHPKGEVHPLTIRELQRNGLSTDGLRSKDMAEFEGADAPQMDFVFTVCDQAAAEVCPVWPGHPMTAHWGVEDPAAADGDERMKEAAFAKAYQELRNRIAIFVELPIESLNEPQLKEKLAEIGRIAMTDSGGKGNER comes from the coding sequence ATGGCAGATCGACCGTTTAATGTGCTGTTTCTTTGCACCGGCAACTCTGCCCGCAGCCTGCTTGCGGAGTGCCTGGTCAATCACCTGGGGCAGGGGAGATTCCGTGGCTACAGTGCAGGCAGTCATCCAAAAGGCGAAGTCCACCCGCTGACGATCCGCGAGTTACAGCGCAACGGTTTATCGACCGATGGGCTGCGCAGCAAGGACATGGCGGAATTCGAGGGTGCTGATGCCCCGCAGATGGATTTCGTATTCACCGTCTGTGACCAGGCCGCAGCGGAAGTCTGTCCGGTCTGGCCGGGCCATCCGATGACGGCACATTGGGGCGTTGAGGACCCGGCTGCGGCGGATGGCGATGAGCGCATGAAAGAAGCGGCGTTTGCGAAGGCATACCAAGAGCTTCGAAACCGCATCGCCATTTTCGTCGAACTCCCGATCGAATCGCTCAACGAACCGCAACTCAAGGAGAAGCTGGCGGAAATCGGCCGTATCGCGATGACGGATTCGGGCGGGAAAGGAAACGAGCGATGA
- a CDS encoding sulfurtransferase, translating to MKSTLLSLLMAIGLSVSPFAWANPDYLVDADWLAEHIDDDNLDVLEVRYHPHRYHSVGHIPGAIQVKRFKDLADNQSLTVTRFPSREQFQQTLRNWGVTMDSTLVIYDDTRTVTSARLWVLLKLYGFPMEQVKVLNGGTIAWSAFEEITQEPTGAREPSTIELAPADRSMFVEFPEVYDYVAEGKTSDIVLIDARPTDRYAGGSHHGVAEGHIPGSTSSAWMAPMGSRRPGARMKPLPTCTSPSPKTRPSTCTAMMVFV from the coding sequence ATGAAATCAACACTCCTGTCTTTGCTGATGGCCATTGGCCTGTCTGTTTCACCGTTCGCCTGGGCCAACCCAGATTACCTGGTTGATGCCGACTGGCTCGCGGAACACATCGACGACGACAACCTGGACGTTCTGGAAGTGCGTTATCACCCACACCGTTATCACAGCGTTGGGCATATTCCGGGTGCCATTCAGGTCAAGCGTTTTAAGGACCTCGCAGACAACCAGTCGCTGACCGTGACGCGCTTTCCGTCCCGCGAGCAGTTTCAGCAGACCTTGCGCAACTGGGGTGTGACCATGGATTCGACCCTGGTGATCTATGACGATACGCGCACAGTCACCAGTGCGCGACTGTGGGTGTTACTCAAGCTGTACGGCTTCCCGATGGAACAGGTAAAGGTGCTCAATGGCGGCACAATTGCCTGGTCGGCCTTTGAAGAGATCACCCAGGAGCCGACCGGAGCACGGGAGCCGAGCACTATTGAACTCGCCCCGGCTGATCGGTCGATGTTTGTCGAGTTTCCGGAAGTTTACGACTACGTCGCCGAAGGCAAGACATCCGATATCGTCCTGATCGATGCGCGCCCCACGGATCGTTATGCCGGGGGCAGCCATCACGGTGTAGCGGAAGGCCATATTCCGGGATCAACATCATCAGCATGGATGGCACCGATGGGCAGTCGCAGACCTGGCGCTCGGATGAAGCCCTTGCCGACATGTACAAGTCCGTCCCCAAAGACAAGACCGTCTACGTGTACTGCGATGATGGTTTTCGTATGA
- a CDS encoding MBL fold metallo-hydrolase — translation MADNVYAIVGEIGPRTPENHGLNNTLGFVVTDEGVVLVGSGATPAGAKLVEEAVASATDKPIRLLVNIGVQDHHWMGNSYFAGKGIPIKALVRTVDSQRQQAEAHIGRLTAQVGDEAKTVVPTYATDIVETDRQTFEFGGVTFELLWPGDGHFVGDAVLWLPQARTVFTGDFVFLERLLGIHPTTLVAKWQQSFHEIEKLAAAHVVPGHGHPADMAKAKAETGDYLDWLITGVSKALEDWQDLGDTVEQMGDAPAFAHLQFFDGWHKRNVHQTYMQLEAAR, via the coding sequence GTGGCGGACAACGTGTATGCCATCGTCGGTGAGATCGGCCCGCGCACACCGGAAAACCATGGCCTCAACAACACCTTGGGGTTCGTGGTGACCGATGAGGGCGTGGTGCTGGTAGGTTCTGGCGCAACCCCGGCTGGCGCGAAGCTGGTGGAGGAAGCGGTGGCCAGTGCCACTGACAAACCGATCCGCCTGCTGGTGAATATCGGGGTGCAGGATCACCACTGGATGGGCAACAGCTACTTTGCGGGCAAGGGCATTCCGATCAAAGCACTGGTCCGCACAGTGGACAGCCAGCGCCAACAGGCTGAGGCACACATCGGCCGCTTGACCGCCCAGGTCGGAGACGAAGCCAAGACCGTTGTTCCGACCTACGCGACAGACATCGTGGAGACCGACAGACAGACCTTCGAGTTTGGTGGCGTGACCTTCGAATTGCTGTGGCCAGGGGATGGTCATTTTGTCGGCGACGCGGTGCTGTGGTTGCCGCAGGCGCGCACGGTGTTCACCGGGGACTTCGTGTTCCTCGAGCGCCTGCTGGGTATTCATCCCACCACGCTGGTTGCGAAGTGGCAGCAGTCGTTTCACGAGATCGAGAAGTTGGCCGCTGCGCATGTAGTGCCCGGCCATGGTCATCCTGCTGACATGGCGAAGGCAAAAGCCGAGACCGGTGACTACCTCGATTGGCTAATCACGGGCGTGAGTAAGGCGTTGGAAGATTGGCAGGATCTCGGCGATACCGTGGAACAGATGGGCGATGCCCCGGCATTCGCGCATCTCCAGTTCTTTGATGGCTGGCACAAGCGCAATGTGCATCAGACCTATATGCAACTGGAGGCGGCGAGGTAA
- a CDS encoding GDCCVxC domain-containing (seleno)protein codes for MSVILQSTITCPRCGHVAEETMPTDACQWYYECKGCGEVLKPLQGDCCVFCSYGTVPCPPVQLEGKNSCCSSGSGCCD; via the coding sequence ATGAGTGTAATCCTGCAGTCCACCATCACCTGCCCCAGGTGCGGTCATGTCGCTGAAGAGACCATGCCGACCGACGCCTGCCAGTGGTACTACGAATGCAAGGGTTGCGGGGAGGTACTCAAGCCGTTGCAAGGCGACTGCTGCGTGTTCTGCTCCTATGGCACCGTACCGTGTCCGCCTGTGCAGTTGGAAGGCAAAAATTCCTGTTGCAGCTCCGGCT